CAACATCCCAATGCTTAACATAACCATCAGTAGCTGTCATCATACCTGAGATCCAGTTTTCAAGAGCCCATGATAGAGTATCAGCCTTTTCTTCCGGAGTAAGTGGCATAGTGTTGCCCTTTTCTTCTTTTTCCCAAACAATGTTTGCAAAGTAGTATGTTACCTCAGTTTTATTAACGTTCAGGTTGAAGGCTATTGTCTTCATACCGTTACCTTCAGCAGGAATGGAACTAATAGCTTCATAATACTGCCACTCAGTGGTGAATTGAGGATTCTGAGGAAGCATGGCATAATGCATGTAACCGCCCGGTTCTCCATGACATTGTGTCTCAGAAGCGGCTGCAGCAGAAGCTTTGTACCAGAAAGAAATTCTATACTTTTCACCTGCTTCCCATGTCTTGTCGGGTGTGTAAATAAAGAACTGCGTGTCCCAAGAATTTGCAGGATCTGCAATGGAAGTGATCTTAATCGCATTCGTTCCATCAGGACCCTCACCTTCGAGAATAGCACCGGGAACATCACCTTTACCCTTCTCGCGAACAATGAAGTTATCCATTGAACCGCCAACCAGCATTTCACTGTTCTCAATCTGGTTGACGTAGTAAACTACCGAGGGAGCTTCTGAGTGACTAACTTTAACCCACTTTATTTGAAGCTCACCATCAAAACCACCAGGTTGAAAGACAACAAACGAAGATTCAGTTGTAATGGTATTGAATGTAACTGATTGCTCTTCCCATTCAGTACTAACCATTATAGGTATCTCGGTAGTAGCTCCCCAGTTACCCATCTGCACATTGAATGTTCCCTCTTTAGATGATTTCATCAGGGCTGTGACTTTATATTCCCTGCCTGGAACAGTAGAGATACCATCTACTACGAAATACTGATACCATTCACCGGGATGATTACTAACAAGCACTCCGTCAATAATATCAGGTTTATAACCCATTACATAAAATGGGAATTCAGTCATAGTAGAAAAGTCTGTTTGCTTATCCAGTACATCCAGTTTTGCATCAGGATCCACAGGAATCTCTCTGTCAGCTATTAGTGAATTAAGATACTTCGTGTTTTGTTGCGCATGCCATAGTAGAGTATGACCATAAATCTCAATACCCGCCTCTTTAGCCGCACTAACAAATTGCATAACAGTACCAAAGTTCATGGCACCGTTATCTCCAACCACAGAAGCATATTTCATAGCATTACCGGCAGTAATCATATCAAAGTTCTCATTAATCAACCTATAGTTGCTTCCTTTTTGGATATAATCACTAGCAGTAACTCCAGCACCCAATTTAAAAATTGGATTTGAGCTTCTATCTACGTATGATTTCAATGCATCATAATCGTTAAGATACTCCAGCTCTGCAACAGAACCTGGCTTATCAACAGCTATGTTCTCGATATCATCATCCGCACATGAAGCTGCAAACATCGATAAGAAGATGAATGCTCCTAAAATCTTAAATGTATGTTTCATTTTTCAGGATTTAAGCTTATTCTATAATTTGTGTGTCAAACCATTCGGATTTAACACCCCTGTCACGAACCACAAGCGTATCTTCAATCTCAAAGGTTACATCAGCAAACTCGATGGTGTAATCAAGATAAAGAGCATCCCTATCCTGACGACCCCAGCTGTTCTTTTCACCTTTTTCAACATAACGACCCGTACCTGTTGCGGTAATACCTGGAGTTTCTGATGTGACAGTACACTCACCCTGAGCATTAAATGTCAATATTAGGGTACATGAACGAGCTTCGTCATTGTGATCACGACCGGTAAATTCCCATGCGATACTATTGAGGCTTCTGGTAGTGATTTTGTCAACAACTTCGTCTCTTTCAACATAGTCAGCCTGTCTTGTCAAGGTAACAGGTTGTCCTCCAGCAGGAGTAATAACATCTTTGCCCCTGCGCAGATAGTTTGCATCATACTGATTGATGTACTTCACTGCATACATGATGTAATCCTTTGGAACTACATCCCAGTGTTCAGGGTTAGTCCGACTAGCATTAGGAATCAATGCCTTACCTGATAGAATTGAGTCAGCATTTACAACACTTGTCATAACAACTGGTATAACATAATTTGTTGTCAATGCCTTCGGATCAGCGAAGAATGCATCTGTTAGCTGAACAGTAACTCCACCTATAACTGATCCCTTTTTAATAACAATCTTGTCACTCAAAAGCGTATAATAGTTACTAGGCATAGCCAATACAGGTACATCCGGATCAGTTGCTGCTTTCTTTTTAAATATCAATCCATCAACTAATGAATTGTCAACAGCAATACCAATCTCAACATTCTTCTTGTTAGCATATACACCACCCATAGTAGCCATTATCTGAACCTTATGTTCATTGTCAAGGCTGGTGTCATAAACATCCTCGCCCAGAACAACTGTACGTACAGGACTCTGATAGGCAAAATATACGGTAGTATAATCGAAATCGGGGAAATCCCAATCTCCATTCTCGCAGGAAGTAAACACACTGCTTACTAACGCCGTAATAAATGCTATAAATAATATCCTTTTCATTTTCAGTCTTATTTTATTCATGGCTACCATCCTCTATTTTGAACCAGTTCACTGAATTTGTTAACCTCACCAAAGGGAATGGGTCCGTAATACATATGTTCCTTGTATGCGCGACGTTCAACATCGATTACTTCATAGGTAGTACCGGAAATCCTAACACCCTTTGCAGTTTCAGTCAGTTTTTCCATTGGCACCTTCCAACGACGCAAATCCCAGAAACGGACTCCTTCAAAACAAAGCTCTAAACGACGCTCATTACGAATCAATTCACGCATAGCATCTTTGTCATCCTTAATGGATTCAAGATATACATCACCTCCGGTAATACCAGCCCTTACACGAATAGCCTTAACTACATCATAAGCAGTAAAACCATGTCCATTTGGATCTGATGTTGGGCCCCATGCTTCATTTGCAGCTTCTGCATAACCTAAGAATAGTTCAGTGTAACGAATGAACGGTTTGTACTTCCATCCATTATTGGTTGAACTTGGATTGGCATTAACAACAGGATTCATAAGCTTCCTCAGATAATACCCTGTTCTGGTAGAAGTCTCAATCTTATTAATACCATTATTATCAGGAGAATCAGCGCTGGTGTTGATAATTGTATTATTCGTACCTGCTGTACTTCCATTATAAATGATATACCTGCTTAAACGAGGATCCCTATTTGCATATGGATTGTTGGGATCGTAATTGGAACTGGCATGGTTAATAGGGTAACCATTAATAGTTGGGAATGCATCAACCAGGTTTTGCGTAGGATTGATTCTACCACTACCAAATAATGTTGGAGGATAGTTGTCACGCTCCAGATTTGCATTCTGCTCCTTATTACTTCTCCAAAGGATTTCCTTGGGATTCTGACCAGCCTTAAGATTGTTGATGGCATTATTATCCTTATACCATTCACCTCCACTGGGGTCAATATTTCCAACAGGATTTGAGCCTAAACCAGTAATTAAAGCCTCAGCCATATAATTAGCAGCATCTTCCCAATCAATACCTGAACCTTCAGAATATGCAGGACTAGCAGCTAGTAAGGCAGCCTGAGCACGAATTGCTCTTGCAATTTTAGCACTCATCCTGTTCTTGACGTTGTCTCCAAATATTCTTGTGTATACGTCGGCTTTGATTCCACGATCTCTATACTTTGCAGGAACGTCAACATCCTTCTCAACATTACCAAAGTCTTCTGGCAAATAAAGGATTGCTGAATCAACATCAGCAAAAAGTCTCTTTATGCAATCCTCAAAAGAATCCCTTGGAACATTGAACTCAGTGTTATATAGATCTTCTGGTTCAGTTACAATTGGAATACCTAATAATTTACCGTCTGCTGCAGATGGGCCTGCATGGTGCAGCAATAAGTGGTACATATAAAGTGCACGCATACCATAAGCATCTCCTTTAAAGCGCTCTTTGAACAATTGAGATGCTAGAGGATCATCTGCCCAATGTACATCATCAACAATAGCCAAAAACTGATTCAGATATTGCCATGAAGCACGAAGATACTGCCATCTGTCCATTGGATTATATGTTGCACTCCAGGCACCTGTGCTCATCAGTCGATAATTGTTGCTCGGCAGGTTTGATACGGCGTCATCAGTAGCCACGTCATTAAATGACCATGATCCAAGAGGATTACTGATATACGCATGACCTAGTAGTCCCAATGCCCAGGAAGGCATCTCCTTCAGGTCTTCGCCTACTTTGTGGTTTTCAATAGCCGGCTCAAATAAATCCTCGCACCCGGTAGAGAAAACAAGTGACAAAGCAAACAGCGTAATTATAGATGATTTTATTATTTTCTTCATAACTATATACGTTTTATACTGAATACACCGTTAAAAGCTACCCTTTAGACCAATATTGTAGAAACGAGTCTGAGGTGTACTTCCGACATTTCTTTCAAGATGCTCACGTTCCTTTGAGATAGTCAAAAGGTTGTATGCACTCACGTACACACTTAGACCATTAACAAATGTTCCTTGGAAAACTGTTTCGGGGATCTGATAGCTCAACTGAACCTGAGATAGGTTAACCCTATCAGTTTTATATAACCAGAAATCCGAATTACGGAAGTTGTTTGCACCAGTTTCAGTTGTTAGTCTTGGATATGTTGCAACATCTTTTGTCGCTTCGGTCCAACGTCCACGTACTACTTCACTATATTTTGAATCACCGTATATCCAGTAGTAAGAACCATTCTTAAATCCTTTGCCACCAAAGAATCCGTCAGCCATAGCAAAGAATGTGAAATTGCGATATTTTGCAGTAAAGTTAATTCCTAAACGTGTTGGAGTATCCCAACGGCCAAGATAAACCTGGTCATTGTCGTCGATAATACCATCACCATTTTGGTCCTTATAGCGGATATCACCGGGACGAATTACACCACCAAAGACCTGAGTAGGGGCTTCTTCGATTTCTTGTTGACTATTGAAGAAACCTATAGCTTCCAATCCCCACAAACCATTAACATGACGACCAACAGCGGTTTGATAATCATATGCTATGTTTTCATCTCTTCTGGCAGCCTCAACCACTGAGTGCATTCCACTTACTCCAAGTGTCATATCAAGTTCACCAACACTCTTATTCACATATACACTGAAGTCAAATCCTGAACGATCATCAATATTATAATTCAGATATGGAAGAATTGATGAAGTAGGATATCCAACCTGTGTAAAGTAGTTGGGATACTTAGAATGTGGTAATGTGATATTTCCATCCATCTTACCAACAAAATAGTTGAAGTCAAAGCTCAGAGCTTTCTCCCAGAGTGAACCACGCAGACCGACATTCAACTCCTTACGTTTTATATAAGTCAGATCCGGGTTTTCTCCACGCTGAAACTCTGTTGCAGCTTCACCTCCAAGGTCACCCCAGCTATACCATCCTCCTCTTTGAACAACTTGCTTGTACAGATAATAACCCATCTCATTTCCATCTGCTGCAATATCCATATCATGGCTGATAATACCACCTGACACTGTCAGCATCAAATCATCAAATGCCGAATTGCTTAAGAATGCCTCATTAACAGGACGCCATCCCAATGTAACAGTCGGAGAAAATCCAAGTCTGTTGTCCTTTGGAAATTTAGCTGAATAAGGTAGCGCTGCGCTAAAGTCAACATAGTACTTGTGTGAAAGGTTGTATGCTAATTGCATTCCAAGGTTTGCATTTGACAGTCTGTGATATTCACCGTCAAATGTCCTTTGCCATGCATTCGCAACTACCATCGCAAAGATATTGTGCTGATCGTTTAAAGTCTTGCTATAGTCAAACTGACCGTTAAAGTTATAAGTATAACGATATGTTTGATAATTAATACGCTCAGTATCAGCCTTTCTGTCAACTCCATAAATAGCCAAACTACTTATTCTGTCCACTCCACCATAATTATTCCATGAAGGAGCATATACAGCATAGGTATTTTCATATGCCTGCTCATAAATAGTAGCGTAGTCGATGCCATAATTAGCCCTAAAGAATAAACCGTCCAGAATTGAACGTAGGTTAAAGTCAAATCCGGTATTAAACTGGAACTGACGGCTAACATAGGTAGCTTCACCTGCAGCATAAGCAGCAGCAATAGGGTTAGTTGTTTGCTGCTGAGTACCACCGAGGAAATACTTACCATCAATGATATTACCACTTGCATTTACTGCATCCCATGACGGACGGTCATTTTCATCAAGCATGGAAAGTGGAATCAATGGA
The genomic region above belongs to Xiashengella succiniciproducens and contains:
- a CDS encoding endo-1,4-beta-xylanase is translated as MKHTFKILGAFIFLSMFAASCADDDIENIAVDKPGSVAELEYLNDYDALKSYVDRSSNPIFKLGAGVTASDYIQKGSNYRLINENFDMITAGNAMKYASVVGDNGAMNFGTVMQFVSAAKEAGIEIYGHTLLWHAQQNTKYLNSLIADREIPVDPDAKLDVLDKQTDFSTMTEFPFYVMGYKPDIIDGVLVSNHPGEWYQYFVVDGISTVPGREYKVTALMKSSKEGTFNVQMGNWGATTEIPIMVSTEWEEQSVTFNTITTESSFVVFQPGGFDGELQIKWVKVSHSEAPSVVYYVNQIENSEMLVGGSMDNFIVREKGKGDVPGAILEGEGPDGTNAIKITSIADPANSWDTQFFIYTPDKTWEAGEKYRISFWYKASAAAASETQCHGEPGGYMHYAMLPQNPQFTTEWQYYEAISSIPAEGNGMKTIAFNLNVNKTEVTYYFANIVWEKEEKGNTMPLTPEEKADTLSWALENWISGMMTATDGYVKHWDVVNEPVSGTDTDGDGFYDLWAAKNVSADDAKNNFYWGDYLGDDYVRLAVKLARQYGPADMKLFVNDYNLESDWDDNHKLKSLIHWIERWESDGETVIDGIGTQMHISYYMDQAIQASKEAHIVKMFELMAETGKLVRITELDMGIVDATGTTLKSGELTEQHHRLMSDYYNFILTKYFEIIPASQRAGITLWCPIDSPANSSWRGGEPTGLWSQNTKRKHTYAGFADGLAGK
- a CDS encoding DUF5627 domain-containing protein; protein product: MKRILFIAFITALVSSVFTSCENGDWDFPDFDYTTVYFAYQSPVRTVVLGEDVYDTSLDNEHKVQIMATMGGVYANKKNVEIGIAVDNSLVDGLIFKKKAATDPDVPVLAMPSNYYTLLSDKIVIKKGSVIGGVTVQLTDAFFADPKALTTNYVIPVVMTSVVNADSILSGKALIPNASRTNPEHWDVVPKDYIMYAVKYINQYDANYLRRGKDVITPAGGQPVTLTRQADYVERDEVVDKITTRSLNSIAWEFTGRDHNDEARSCTLILTFNAQGECTVTSETPGITATGTGRYVEKGEKNSWGRQDRDALYLDYTIEFADVTFEIEDTLVVRDRGVKSEWFDTQIIE
- a CDS encoding RagB/SusD family nutrient uptake outer membrane protein; protein product: MKKIIKSSIITLFALSLVFSTGCEDLFEPAIENHKVGEDLKEMPSWALGLLGHAYISNPLGSWSFNDVATDDAVSNLPSNNYRLMSTGAWSATYNPMDRWQYLRASWQYLNQFLAIVDDVHWADDPLASQLFKERFKGDAYGMRALYMYHLLLHHAGPSAADGKLLGIPIVTEPEDLYNTEFNVPRDSFEDCIKRLFADVDSAILYLPEDFGNVEKDVDVPAKYRDRGIKADVYTRIFGDNVKNRMSAKIARAIRAQAALLAASPAYSEGSGIDWEDAANYMAEALITGLGSNPVGNIDPSGGEWYKDNNAINNLKAGQNPKEILWRSNKEQNANLERDNYPPTLFGSGRINPTQNLVDAFPTINGYPINHASSNYDPNNPYANRDPRLSRYIIYNGSTAGTNNTIINTSADSPDNNGINKIETSTRTGYYLRKLMNPVVNANPSSTNNGWKYKPFIRYTELFLGYAEAANEAWGPTSDPNGHGFTAYDVVKAIRVRAGITGGDVYLESIKDDKDAMRELIRNERRLELCFEGVRFWDLRRWKVPMEKLTETAKGVRISGTTYEVIDVERRAYKEHMYYGPIPFGEVNKFSELVQNRGW
- a CDS encoding SusC/RagA family TonB-linked outer membrane protein, which translates into the protein MKHIFNGLAICIGLSFNILQLSAQVNEIDSEELNSDAVGKKVEVAFRTIDEKDLMGGISVIDVDEMTKKAYTLTSFAFVENLVGGINGNIWGMNDMLVVVDGMVRDANNVLPTEIDQITILKGVSAVALYGSKAAKGVVMITTKRGTVSDPTISVRVNTGVHVPKSFPKYLGASEYMTLYNEAMVNDGKDPMYSQEDIYFTSQRTNIYRYPDLNMYSSEFLKDMYNRSEGIAEITGGNERVQYYTSAGYFREGTLLDVGNAADDNVNRFFARGNIDMKLHENIKVKTDANVTFYNSKAARTSWWSNAASLRPNRVAPLIPLSMLDENDRPSWDAVNASGNIIDGKYFLGGTQQQTTNPIAAAYAAGEATYVSRQFQFNTGFDFNLRSILDGLFFRANYGIDYATIYEQAYENTYAVYAPSWNNYGGVDRISSLAIYGVDRKADTERINYQTYRYTYNFNGQFDYSKTLNDQHNIFAMVVANAWQRTFDGEYHRLSNANLGMQLAYNLSHKYYVDFSAALPYSAKFPKDNRLGFSPTVTLGWRPVNEAFLSNSAFDDLMLTVSGGIISHDMDIAADGNEMGYYLYKQVVQRGGWYSWGDLGGEAATEFQRGENPDLTYIKRKELNVGLRGSLWEKALSFDFNYFVGKMDGNITLPHSKYPNYFTQVGYPTSSILPYLNYNIDDRSGFDFSVYVNKSVGELDMTLGVSGMHSVVEAARRDENIAYDYQTAVGRHVNGLWGLEAIGFFNSQQEIEEAPTQVFGGVIRPGDIRYKDQNGDGIIDDNDQVYLGRWDTPTRLGINFTAKYRNFTFFAMADGFFGGKGFKNGSYYWIYGDSKYSEVVRGRWTEATKDVATYPRLTTETGANNFRNSDFWLYKTDRVNLSQVQLSYQIPETVFQGTFVNGLSVYVSAYNLLTISKEREHLERNVGSTPQTRFYNIGLKGSF